A region of the Synergistaceae bacterium genome:
AAAATTTCTCCCTCGTATAAATCAAATAAAATCAGTACGTTTTCTATACCATATACGTAAAAACTGCGTTCTTGCACAAAATGTATCTTAATTCTAAAATCTGTTACATAAATTTTCAAGGAGCGTGAATTATTCATGAAAGAAGTATTAGAATTTCTCCAGAAGTCAAAAGTATTTTTCCTTGCAACATCAGAAAATAACGTCCCTCACGTCCGTCCTATGGGCTTTATCATGGAATGCGGCGGCAAATTAGCTTTTATGACCGACAACACTATGGCACTATGCAAGCAATTAGCAGCTAATCCTAAAGTCGAAATCACAGCCATTGACGAAAATATGAACACTCTTAGAATTTCCGGGACTGTGAAATTTGCAACGACACCGGAGACTCAGAAAAAAGTTCTTGAAGTTATGCCCGCGCTTGCAAAAAGTTATTCAGTAGGTGACGGAAAACTCGAAGTATTTTATCTAGATGAAGGGTGCGCAACTTGTTCAACAATGGCCGGCGAGAAAAAAGAATTATCGCTATAATATAATAAATTTATTAATGAGGGGAGATTTATTCACAATGAAATTTAAGGCTGTAAAACTATTCGAGGGCGGGGAATTCGGCGAAGATTTCCTGTTCGGCGGAGAAAACAAGAGCGACGGCAATCCTGAAAAAAAATATCCCGGGAGTCTTCAAAATTTCTTGATCGACACGGGCAATGAAGTAATCTTAGTTGATACAGGTTTTGCGCCCGGGACTCCTTTTAAGGGGTATACTAAAATTAATGACTATATACCAGCACTCGAAACAGCCGGATATAAGCCCGAGCAGGTTACAAAAATTTTAGTAACTCATAAGCACCCCGATCACACCGGCGAATTAAAGAGTTTTCCGAACGCAAAAATTTATATCGGCCCTGAAGATGCAGACGCTTTGAAATTGACCGGCAATAATATAATACGCTGCGAATACACCGACGGAGCTTATAAAAATTTTGAACACTGCCAGAAAATAGCCGACGGAGTTTATTTCATTAAGGCACGGGGACACACTAAGGGCAATAGTATCGTAATAGCCGAGAATGACGGAAAATATTACATGTTTCACGGTGATGTTACATACGTTGATGCGGCACTCCACGCGAATAAATTATCAATCATATTTGAAGATTTAGAGGCCGCCCGCGATACTCTTAACAGAGTCCGTGAATTCGTGAAAAATAATCCGACCGTTTATTTATCGACTCATACGCCTGAAGGAGTTACGAATTTAGAGCAGGATTTAATCATGAAACTTGATTAATTTTATAGAGCCTAAAAAATGGAATTCGAGAAAGTTTTAACGCATAGAGTCTCGACCCGCAAATATAATGACAAAATGCCCGATGACGAGTCAATACAGAAAATTATCGACTCGGCTTTGTTAGCTCCGATTGTGCACTGGCATAAATTGCACTTGAGTGTAGTTACTAATCAGGACGCTATGAAACTTGCAGACGATGCAGCGGCCGAAATTTTTGCAGCTCCTGACACTCCCGTGAAGATGCCCCGCCCGTATCTATATAATGCGCCTGTATGGATAATTTTATCGGGCAAAATCTATAACGAGAACGAGAACCCGCAAGCACACTTAATGAATATTAATTTATTCTGGAACGTAGGCTCAATTATTGAGAATATGGAATTGCAGGCTACAAATTTAGGGCTCGCCAGCTGCGGAATCAATACGACCGTTGTAGCAATGAGGAATCGCCCCGACGTGAGAAAAGCTCTGGGAATTCCCGACGGTTATGATGCTCTTGCGTCTGTTATAGTGGGATATTCTGACTCGCCCTTGCCTGAACGCAAAGTAAAGCCGGAATTTATCCCGGTGTCATATGATAAGGTAAATTTTTATCATGGATTTCAGAAGCAAGCAATATGAAGTCTTTAATATTTTCGATAAAGAATGGGGACTTGCTGCGGCGGGAACTCGTGAAGATTTTGACGGCTGTACAATAGGCTGGGGATCAATGGGCGAAATATGGGGCTTGCCTAATCAATCGCGCCCGATACTCACAATTTACGTGAATCCCCTGCGTTATACGGCTGAATATTTGTTGAAACATGAAAATTTCTCGGTCTCATTCTTTGACAT
Encoded here:
- a CDS encoding pyridoxamine 5'-phosphate oxidase family protein → MKEVLEFLQKSKVFFLATSENNVPHVRPMGFIMECGGKLAFMTDNTMALCKQLAANPKVEITAIDENMNTLRISGTVKFATTPETQKKVLEVMPALAKSYSVGDGKLEVFYLDEGCATCSTMAGEKKELSL
- a CDS encoding MBL fold metallo-hydrolase, encoding MKFKAVKLFEGGEFGEDFLFGGENKSDGNPEKKYPGSLQNFLIDTGNEVILVDTGFAPGTPFKGYTKINDYIPALETAGYKPEQVTKILVTHKHPDHTGELKSFPNAKIYIGPEDADALKLTGNNIIRCEYTDGAYKNFEHCQKIADGVYFIKARGHTKGNSIVIAENDGKYYMFHGDVTYVDAALHANKLSIIFEDLEAARDTLNRVREFVKNNPTVYLSTHTPEGVTNLEQDLIMKLD
- a CDS encoding nitroreductase family protein, translated to MEFEKVLTHRVSTRKYNDKMPDDESIQKIIDSALLAPIVHWHKLHLSVVTNQDAMKLADDAAAEIFAAPDTPVKMPRPYLYNAPVWIILSGKIYNENENPQAHLMNINLFWNVGSIIENMELQATNLGLASCGINTTVVAMRNRPDVRKALGIPDGYDALASVIVGYSDSPLPERKVKPEFIPVSYDKVNFYHGFQKQAI